The following proteins are co-located in the Pseudomonas fluorescens genome:
- a CDS encoding aspartate aminotransferase family protein, giving the protein MFTAPDKSVLQHCINRYTHANPNSARQLDLAARVMPGGNTRSVLFYEPFPLVMSGGTGCFLDDLDGHRYVDFLAEYTAALYGHSHPVIIQALTTAMANGLNLSAHTQLEARLATLIVERFGCIEQVRFTNSGTEANLLALAAARAYTGRDGVIAFNGAYHGGVLSFAGPGTPMNVPHRVYLADYNDLRSVERLLFEHPGACAAILVEPMLGAGGCICAAPGFLEGLRALSRAHGILLVFDEVMTSRLGPGGLQEKLGIKPDLMTLGKYLGGGMPCGMLGGRRDIMAQFDPRHGRLSHAGTFNNNVLTMAAGIAGLEQVYTREQALALNARGDRLREQLNEVLACMPMQFTGQGSVMNLHPTGRPILRPTDIPTDRNSLRDLFFFHLLEGGIYSARRGLFALSLPLTEHEMNRLVNATQAFVERYGGMLTGD; this is encoded by the coding sequence CTCAGTGCTGTTTTATGAGCCGTTTCCGTTGGTGATGTCGGGCGGGACGGGCTGTTTTCTGGATGACCTGGACGGGCATCGTTATGTCGACTTTCTCGCCGAATACACCGCAGCGCTGTATGGGCACTCTCACCCGGTGATCATCCAGGCGCTGACGACGGCGATGGCGAACGGGCTGAACCTCAGCGCCCACACGCAACTGGAAGCGCGGTTGGCAACGCTGATTGTGGAGCGCTTCGGTTGTATCGAACAGGTGCGCTTTACCAATTCCGGTACCGAGGCGAACCTGCTCGCGCTGGCGGCGGCACGGGCCTACACCGGGCGCGACGGCGTCATCGCGTTTAACGGCGCTTATCACGGCGGCGTGCTGAGTTTTGCCGGGCCAGGCACGCCGATGAATGTGCCCCACCGCGTGTACCTGGCGGATTACAACGATCTACGCAGTGTCGAGCGTTTGCTGTTTGAGCACCCTGGCGCGTGTGCGGCGATCCTCGTGGAGCCGATGTTGGGCGCCGGTGGCTGTATCTGCGCCGCGCCGGGCTTTCTCGAGGGTTTGCGCGCGTTGAGCCGTGCACACGGGATATTGCTGGTGTTCGATGAGGTGATGACTTCACGCCTTGGCCCAGGCGGTTTACAGGAAAAGCTCGGTATAAAGCCGGACCTGATGACCCTGGGCAAATACCTCGGCGGCGGGATGCCCTGTGGCATGTTGGGTGGCCGACGAGACATCATGGCGCAGTTCGATCCGCGCCATGGCCGCCTCTCTCACGCAGGCACCTTCAACAACAACGTACTGACCATGGCGGCGGGTATCGCTGGATTGGAGCAGGTGTATACCCGTGAGCAAGCCCTTGCGTTGAATGCGAGGGGCGACCGGTTACGCGAGCAACTGAACGAGGTGCTCGCCTGCATGCCGATGCAGTTTACCGGGCAGGGTTCAGTGATGAACCTGCATCCCACGGGCAGGCCGATCCTGCGGCCCACGGATATCCCGACAGACCGAAACAGCCTACGGGACCTGTTCTTTTTCCACCTGCTTGAAGGTGGGATCTACAGTGCGCGGCGCGGGCTGTTTGCGTTGAGCCTGCCGCTGACCGAGCACGAAATGAATCGGCTGGTTAACGCTACACAGGCTTTTGTCGAACGCTATGGCGGCATGTTGACCGGCGACTGA
- a CDS encoding TetR family transcriptional regulator — MTSKTANPRGRRKKTVGEDPQNQLNKDTIIAAALALIDREGLEKCSLRNLANSLGVYPTAIYWYVSSRELLLSEVLAKVLEQVAPQPQERWQDYLRATLVNCHNAVHQHPNVAPLLGAQLVSNTRTDFKLVEGVLAALQQAGFSGPSLAGAYNTFIAALAGFTTLEFAPLPEDTEAWQHQVQESLQAIDAEQHPTLAQNMNQLSNRGFSLRWQNGVHAPLHESFAFYVETFLCGLETLAARH, encoded by the coding sequence ATGACCAGCAAAACCGCAAACCCACGAGGCAGGCGTAAAAAAACCGTTGGCGAAGACCCGCAAAACCAACTGAATAAAGACACGATTATCGCCGCTGCATTGGCGTTGATCGACCGCGAAGGCCTGGAAAAATGCAGCCTGCGCAACTTGGCAAATAGCCTGGGCGTGTACCCCACGGCCATTTACTGGTACGTCTCGTCACGTGAATTGCTGTTGAGCGAAGTGTTGGCCAAAGTCCTCGAACAGGTCGCACCGCAGCCTCAGGAACGCTGGCAGGACTACCTTCGCGCCACCCTGGTTAATTGCCATAACGCTGTGCACCAGCACCCGAATGTCGCGCCGTTGCTTGGTGCGCAACTGGTCTCCAACACCCGCACCGACTTCAAGTTGGTGGAAGGCGTATTGGCGGCATTGCAGCAAGCGGGTTTCAGCGGGCCTTCATTGGCTGGCGCCTACAACACCTTTATCGCCGCCCTTGCCGGTTTCACCACCTTGGAGTTCGCCCCGCTGCCGGAGGACACCGAGGCGTGGCAGCACCAAGTACAGGAAAGCCTGCAGGCCATTGACGCCGAGCAGCACCCGACCCTTGCGCAGAACATGAACCAACTGAGCAACCGCGGTTTCAGCCTGCGCTGGCAAAATGGTGTGCACGCGCCGCTGCATGAGAGCTTTGCGTTTTATGTCGAGACCTTCCTCTGCGGCCTGGAAACCCTGGCGGCGCGTCACTGA